A single Bos mutus isolate GX-2022 chromosome 25, NWIPB_WYAK_1.1, whole genome shotgun sequence DNA region contains:
- the SSC4D gene encoding scavenger receptor cysteine-rich domain-containing group B protein, producing MGPLERPPIGWTHKEAEMHTGPQPDERSRGRGSGDRSTAPPPLPPALSFLLLLPLAGALQPTSLPFPELRLVGGPSRCRGRLEVLHGGSWGSVCDDDWDVVDANVVCRQLGCGLALPVPRPLAFGQGRGPILLDNVECRGQEAALSECGSRGWGVHNCFHYEDVAVLCDEFLPTQPPTRRVLTSREPPTTPQNGKGEGSVRLVGGAGPCQGRVEILHGGLWGTVCDDDWGLPDAAVVCRQLGCGAALAATTNAFFGYGTGHILLDNVHCEGGEPRLAACLSLGWGVHNCGHHEDAGALCAVLGHSTLTALPPSATRVDWAWHTEPEATGVGALPSREPARLTTAAWAAGKKSGRLRLVGGPGPCRGRVEVLYAGGWGTVCDDDWDFADARVACREAGCGPALGATGLGHFGYGRGPVLLDNVGCAGTEARLSDCFHLGWGQHNCGHHEDAGAICSGPEELVQQEGAETTRVPTPRPRDGHLRLANGAHRCEGRVELFLGQRWGTVCDDAWDLRAAGVLCRQLGCGQALEAPGEAHFGPGRGPILLDNVKCRGDESALLLCSHIRWDAHNCDHSEDASVLCQPE from the exons ATgggaccactggaaagaccaccCATTGGCTGGACACACAAGGAAGCAGAGATGCACACTGGTCCCCAGCCTGATGAGAGGAGCAGAGGACGGGGGTCTGGAGACAGGAgcactgcccctccccctctccccccagcCCTGTCCTTCCTCCTCCTATTGCCACTGG CTGGTGCCCTACAGCCCACCTCACTGCCCTTTCCAG AACTCAGGCTGGTGGGGGGCCCGAGCCGCTGCCGGGGCCGCCTGGAGGTCCTACACGGGGGCTCCTGGGGCAGCGTCTGTGACGACGACTGGGACGTGGTGGACGCCAATGTGGTGTGTCGTCAGCTGGGCTGCGGCCTGGCGCTGCCCGTGCCCCGGCCCCTCGCCTTCGGCCAGGGCCGAGGCCCCATCCTGCTGGACAACGTGGAGTGCCGCGGGCAGGAAGCCGCCCTGAGCGAGTGCGGCAGCCGAGGCTGGGGCGTGCACAACTGCTTCCACTATGAGGACGTGGCGGTCCTGTGTGACG AATTCTTGCCCACGCAGCCCCCAACAAGGAGAGTGTTAACCAGCAGGGAACCCCCTACAACGCCCCAGAATGGAAAAG GTGAGGGCAGCGTGCGCCTGGTGGGGGGCGCAGGCCCGTGCCAGGGCCGAGTGGAGATCCTGCACGGTGGCCTGTGGGGCACCGTGTGTGACGACGACTGGGGGCTGCCGGACGCAGCCGTGGTGTGCCGCCAGCTGGGCTGCGGGGCGGCCCTGGCAGCCACTACCAACGCCTTCTTCGGCTACGGCACGGGGCACATCTTGCTGGACAACGTGCACTGTGAAGGCGGCGAGCCCCGTCTAGCAGCCTGCCTGAGTCTGGGCTGGGGCGTGCACAACTGCGGGCACCACGAGGACGCCGGCGCGCTCTGCGCAG TCCTGGGCCACTCGACTCTCACAGCACTGCCACCGTCAGCCACAAGAGTGGACTGGGCCTGGCACACAGAGCCAGAGG CTACAGGAGTTGGTGCCCTGCCTTCCAGGGAGCCCGCACGGCTCACCACTGCCGCCTGGGCGGCAGGGAAGAAAA GCGGGCGGCTGCGGCTGGTAGGTGGCCCAGGCCCGTGCCGCGGTCGCGTAGAGGTGCTGTACGCCGGGGGCTGGGGCACCGTGTGCGATGACGACTGGGACTTCGCGGACGCGCGCGTGGCCTGCCGCGAGGCGGGCTGCGGGCCGGCGCTGGGCGCCACGGGCCTTGGCCACTTCGGCTACGGCCGCGGCCCCGTGCTGCTGGACAACGTGGGTTGCGCCGGCACGGAGGCCCGCCTCAGCGACTGCTTCCACCTGGGCTGGGGCCAGCACAACTGCGGGCACCACGAGGATGCGGGCGCGATCTGCTCAG GTCCAGAGGAGCTAGTCCAGCAGGAGGGTGCTGAGACCACCCGGGTACCCACTCCTCGGCCCAGGGACG GACACCTACGTCTGGCCAACGGAGCCCACCGATGTGAGGGGCGTGTGGAGCTCTTCCTAGGGCAGCGGTGGGGCACTGTCTGTGATGATGCTTGGGACCTGCGGGCAGCTGGCGTCTTGTGTCGCCAGCTGGGCTGTGGCCAGGCCCTGGAAGCCCCTGGTGAGGCCCACTTTGGCCCAGGCCGAGGCCCTATTCTCCTGGACAATGTCAAGTGCCGTGGGGACGAGAGTGCCCTGCTGCTGTGCTCTCACATCCGCTGGGATGCCCACAACTGTGACCACAGCGAGGATGCCAGTGTCCTGTGCCAGCCGGAGTGA